Proteins found in one Paenibacillus sp. FSL R10-2782 genomic segment:
- the rpsU gene encoding 30S ribosomal protein S21: MSETKVRKNETIDAALRRFKRSIAKDGVLAEVKKRKHYEKPSVKRKKKSEAARKRKF, encoded by the coding sequence GTGTCTGAAACTAAAGTTCGCAAAAACGAGACAATTGATGCTGCACTTCGTCGCTTTAAACGTTCCATTGCTAAGGATGGCGTATTGGCTGAGGTGAAGAAACGCAAGCATTATGAAAAGCCAAGCGTAAAGCGCAAGAAAAAGTCCGAGGCTGCTCGTAAGAGAAAGTTCTAG
- a CDS encoding histidine triad nucleotide-binding protein: MDDLFLKIVDGTIPSKKVLETDNVLAFHDIQPAAPVHVLIIPKKYIPSMNAVTEEDLPLIAEIHRVALEVAKKLGIAESGYRLINNCGPDSGQVVGHLHYHLLGGAPLGALTGISDSHS, translated from the coding sequence ATGGACGATCTGTTTTTGAAAATTGTGGATGGAACCATCCCCAGCAAAAAAGTGTTGGAAACCGACAATGTGCTCGCGTTTCATGACATCCAGCCTGCGGCGCCAGTACACGTACTCATTATTCCGAAGAAATATATTCCTTCAATGAATGCTGTGACGGAAGAGGATCTTCCTCTGATTGCGGAGATCCATCGTGTTGCGCTTGAGGTGGCGAAAAAACTGGGTATTGCTGAATCCGGTTACCGGTTGATTAACAACTGCGGCCCGGATAGCGGTCAAGTGGTGGGACATCTGCATTATCATCTGTTGGGCGGTGCCCCATTGGGTGCCTTAACGGGAATTTCGGACTCACATTCTTAG
- a CDS encoding PLP-dependent aminotransferase family protein gives MKKYISVLSDIELKIREGQYSSGQKLPSIRDASELYECSKSTILRAYAELEKKHAIYSIPQSGYYVVENSGDLHHSQGHIQALIDFASASPDLNVFPYLDFQHCLNQAIDTYKYHLFTYGDSQGLETLRHTLVSHLADNQVFAKMERIIVTSGVQQALEILAKMPFPNGKKTVLVEQPSYDIYLRFLEGESIPVSTIARTAAGIDLQELEHQFKNESIKFFYTMSRYHNPLGTSYNTGERKAIAALAAKYDVYIVEDDYMADLGSDHLFDPIYAYDQTDRVIYLKSFSKIIFPGLRLGVAVLPETLLKTFSAYKRYVDTSILSQAALDIYIKNGMYERHKHTICSLYAERIRILNQAVERYNQDGMIEVSAVSSGVYMQLKLPRTVNMERLVQRLAARKVQVVSGKGFYLSDYKEHEKFLRISISRAQPDQIDEGVKAIIEEAGKGNWY, from the coding sequence GTGAAAAAATATATTTCGGTTCTATCGGATATAGAGCTTAAAATCCGCGAGGGGCAATACAGCTCGGGTCAGAAGCTGCCTTCTATCCGAGATGCTTCAGAGTTGTACGAGTGCAGCAAAAGCACGATTTTGCGGGCATATGCCGAACTTGAAAAGAAACACGCCATCTATTCCATTCCGCAAAGCGGATATTATGTGGTGGAGAACTCCGGCGATTTGCATCATAGCCAAGGTCATATTCAGGCCTTGATTGATTTTGCTTCGGCTTCCCCGGATTTAAATGTATTTCCTTATCTGGACTTTCAGCATTGTCTGAATCAGGCCATAGATACGTACAAATATCATTTGTTCACCTATGGAGATTCGCAAGGATTGGAGACACTGCGCCATACGCTCGTTTCTCACTTGGCCGATAATCAGGTATTTGCAAAAATGGAGCGGATTATCGTTACTTCTGGTGTTCAGCAGGCACTGGAAATCCTCGCCAAAATGCCGTTTCCGAACGGCAAAAAGACGGTTTTGGTAGAACAGCCAAGCTACGATATTTATTTGCGTTTTTTGGAGGGAGAGAGCATACCCGTCAGCACCATCGCCCGAACAGCGGCAGGTATAGATTTGCAGGAATTGGAGCATCAATTTAAGAACGAGAGCATCAAGTTTTTTTACACGATGTCAAGATATCATAATCCCCTGGGAACCTCATACAACACAGGGGAACGCAAGGCTATAGCCGCATTAGCTGCCAAATACGATGTGTACATCGTGGAGGATGATTACATGGCTGATTTGGGGAGCGATCACCTTTTTGATCCTATATATGCGTACGATCAGACAGACCGTGTCATTTATTTGAAAAGCTTCTCCAAAATCATTTTCCCGGGCTTGCGCTTAGGCGTTGCGGTTTTGCCGGAAACCCTGTTAAAGACGTTCAGCGCATACAAAAGATACGTGGACACCTCTATTTTATCTCAGGCCGCACTTGATATTTATATTAAAAATGGAATGTATGAACGCCACAAGCACACGATATGCAGCCTGTATGCGGAACGCATTCGCATTTTAAACCAGGCAGTGGAGCGATACAATCAGGACGGGATGATTGAAGTGTCGGCTGTAAGCTCGGGAGTGTATATGCAGTTGAAGCTGCCTCGGACAGTGAACATGGAGCGTTTGGTGCAGCGTCTTGCCGCGAGGAAGGTGCAGGTGGTATCCGGTAAAGGATTTTACTTATCTGATTATAAGGAACACGAAAAGTTTTTACGCATCAGTATTTCGCGGGCTCAACCGGATCAAATTGATGAAGGCGTAAAAGCCATTATAGAGGAAGCGGGGAAAGGGAACTGGTATTAA
- a CDS encoding DMT family transporter, with protein MDTQTKGLKLAYFFAVLNAAIIGFSFLFTKMALVYAHPIDTLTYRFAASFIVLSIPVALGWIKLSYRGKPIFKALLLALMYPLGFFTLQAFGLQHATSAEGGIMYAFTPVVTMIIASLFLKETTTLLQKLSIFLSVFGVVFIFIMKGSSFNLSNLGGLSMLFLTCVAFAGYSVLARSLSKHFSPAEISYFMMGIGFITFLAISLTNHIQGGTLGTFVALSSNGTFILSIIYLGVVASLITSLTANFALSKIEASKMSVFTNLSTIVSIAAGALFIGEKITVYHLIGSLLIIAGVIGTNYLGRKKTVSLRADTNKT; from the coding sequence ATGGACACCCAAACAAAAGGATTAAAACTGGCTTATTTTTTTGCGGTGCTGAATGCTGCAATTATTGGATTTTCGTTTTTATTTACTAAAATGGCGTTAGTGTATGCTCATCCCATCGATACGCTGACCTATCGGTTTGCAGCTTCTTTTATAGTCCTGTCAATTCCGGTGGCCTTGGGGTGGATCAAGCTGTCTTATCGGGGCAAACCCATATTTAAAGCACTGCTGCTGGCTCTAATGTACCCGTTGGGATTTTTCACCCTACAAGCATTTGGATTACAGCACGCAACTTCCGCCGAGGGAGGTATTATGTATGCCTTCACACCCGTTGTAACGATGATCATTGCTTCCCTATTTTTAAAAGAAACAACGACCCTTTTACAGAAGCTGTCGATCTTTTTATCTGTTTTCGGCGTTGTGTTCATCTTTATCATGAAAGGAAGCAGCTTTAACTTGTCCAATTTGGGCGGGCTCTCCATGCTCTTCCTGACGTGTGTAGCGTTTGCTGGATACAGCGTTTTGGCACGCTCTCTTTCAAAGCATTTTAGTCCGGCGGAAATCAGTTATTTTATGATGGGTATCGGATTTATTACATTTCTGGCCATATCGCTCACTAACCATATTCAAGGTGGGACACTGGGCACATTTGTAGCCTTGTCCAGCAACGGTACCTTCATACTGTCCATTATATATCTTGGCGTGGTGGCCTCGCTTATCACTTCACTGACTGCAAATTTTGCTTTGTCGAAAATAGAAGCGTCAAAAATGAGCGTATTTACCAATCTGTCGACTATCGTGTCTATCGCAGCCGGGGCTTTGTTTATTGGAGAAAAGATAACAGTGTACCATCTGATTGGCTCGTTACTGATCATAGCCGGGGTGATCGGAACCAATTATTTAGGCCGGAAAAAGACAGTATCGCTTCGTGCAGACACTAATAAAACGTAG
- a CDS encoding SMC family ATPase, translating into MKPILLKLAGLQSYRESQEIHFDELTETGLFGIFGPTGSGKSTLLDAITLAMYGKVERAVNGTQGIMNHAEDTLSVAFTFELMSAQGPRRYRVERRFKRAGGVSVNNTLSRFIAFTEEGEEVLADKVQDVTRCVEEYIGLKMDDFTRAVVLPQGKFAEFLSLKGSERRQMLQRLFHLEKYGDQLAQKLSRRVKDNDAALKALEAEQQGLGDAGAEALEQAEQRLKEAFAHAEASRRELERVSRETEALNKIRELVMERSRRANELEQLAALEPDIASLERKLRQASAAEALLPALTDWKEAAAEADKRRKAAEEAAVQATLAQEAAVVSVQADEQARQALGAEEPKLLLRIDQLEQALQLELDTEALRSERNRLAVELAQSEQTLATYAEGLAKEQELYARGSKRQQELQQELKQNEVRADERRMLQEAVQRLQQLETADEQLREAEQDCVTQEQRLAQADERLKLTEQETLEVEGRRSALAAQAAEGIEALLALEAEVSADVSALTAEEEQLRHELRAEELGRLAQHLASELREGEPCAVCGSLHHPAPAATAAHGADAAAPDELHRLRLGLQELRLTLRQQLHEQRSLLVQPAAADASGAAATGEPAAPIAAPAPLRGAAAWAERCVALERTAAELAARARALPVEAHALREADTAGQQRRIRAAAEQEAADAALTQARSKREACTTRSGALRAEWAAQLPDVVPGEAAERYRAMQERDTRAEELRSRLETSVTFLEEKAARVQQIQQSIIEEDKIIIARRTGLQNKDDSLREKMVQLRKWVGEDPAAFLLEEANSRLRGLRNGVEAAARLRAEAEERKQQAVHASLIARQASDSAEERRQVSESRWSSRLEASPFATEAEVMECCLGSEEAARYEREVSLHREREKELSSRLKHVEEQLDGATVTEEQWESAAAQLRDCRARDEEALQNRAKAERDLEDLQHRHVRWMELESNRTHLRSEAEKMSKLQSVFRGNAFVEYIAEEQLMQVSQSASRRLRFLTKQRYALEVDSSGGFVISDDANGGVKRPVSTLSGGETFLTSLSLALALSAQIQLRGQYPLQFFFLDEGFGTLDPELLDTVITSLEKLHHDQLSVGVISHVPELRARLPRKLVVLPAEQAGGGSRVVMETF; encoded by the coding sequence ATGAAACCGATTCTTCTGAAATTGGCGGGGTTGCAAAGCTACCGGGAGTCGCAGGAAATCCATTTTGACGAGCTGACCGAAACCGGACTATTCGGGATCTTTGGCCCGACAGGCAGCGGTAAATCGACGTTGCTGGACGCGATTACGTTGGCTATGTACGGCAAGGTAGAGCGGGCGGTGAATGGAACACAGGGCATTATGAATCATGCTGAGGATACGCTGTCCGTTGCGTTTACGTTCGAATTGATGTCAGCCCAAGGGCCTCGTCGTTATCGTGTGGAGCGCCGATTCAAACGGGCTGGGGGCGTATCGGTGAATAATACGCTTAGTCGATTTATCGCGTTCACAGAGGAGGGTGAGGAAGTCCTGGCTGACAAGGTGCAGGACGTGACGCGTTGTGTGGAGGAGTATATCGGCCTGAAAATGGACGATTTCACACGTGCTGTCGTATTGCCACAGGGGAAGTTTGCTGAATTTTTATCATTAAAGGGCAGTGAACGCAGGCAGATGCTACAGCGTTTGTTTCATTTGGAAAAGTATGGAGATCAGCTTGCGCAAAAGCTGAGTCGTCGTGTGAAGGACAATGACGCTGCATTGAAAGCACTGGAGGCGGAGCAGCAGGGTCTGGGCGATGCGGGTGCCGAAGCGCTTGAACAGGCAGAACAGCGTCTCAAAGAGGCTTTTGCCCATGCGGAGGCCTCACGTCGCGAGTTGGAACGGGTATCTCGCGAGACGGAAGCGCTGAACAAAATTCGTGAGCTGGTCATGGAGCGCAGCCGCCGGGCGAACGAGTTGGAGCAGCTGGCAGCACTGGAGCCGGACATTGCTTCTCTGGAGCGTAAGCTCCGTCAGGCCTCCGCAGCCGAGGCATTGCTGCCTGCGCTGACCGATTGGAAGGAAGCCGCTGCCGAAGCGGATAAACGCCGAAAGGCAGCGGAAGAAGCGGCGGTGCAGGCGACATTGGCGCAGGAGGCTGCGGTTGTGTCTGTGCAAGCAGATGAGCAGGCCCGGCAAGCTCTGGGTGCAGAGGAACCGAAGCTGTTGCTTCGAATCGATCAGCTGGAGCAGGCGCTGCAACTGGAGCTTGATACGGAAGCGTTGCGGTCAGAACGGAACCGTCTGGCGGTAGAGCTTGCGCAGAGTGAGCAAACCCTTGCTACATATGCCGAAGGTCTCGCCAAGGAACAAGAGCTATATGCGCGAGGGTCAAAGCGGCAGCAGGAGCTTCAACAGGAATTGAAGCAAAATGAAGTGCGTGCGGATGAACGGCGAATGCTTCAAGAGGCTGTGCAACGGCTGCAACAACTGGAGACGGCGGATGAGCAGCTACGCGAAGCAGAGCAGGATTGTGTCACGCAGGAACAGCGGCTTGCCCAGGCTGACGAACGCCTGAAACTGACGGAGCAGGAGACACTTGAGGTGGAGGGACGGCGTTCCGCCCTTGCCGCGCAGGCGGCTGAGGGCATCGAGGCGCTGCTCGCGCTGGAGGCAGAGGTCAGCGCCGATGTGTCGGCGCTGACTGCCGAGGAGGAGCAGCTTCGCCATGAGCTGCGCGCCGAGGAGCTGGGCCGCCTTGCGCAGCACCTCGCATCCGAGCTGCGCGAGGGCGAGCCGTGCGCGGTGTGCGGCTCGCTGCACCACCCCGCGCCCGCCGCCACCGCAGCCCACGGCGCGGATGCTGCGGCGCCGGACGAGCTGCACCGCCTGCGGCTGGGCTTGCAGGAGCTGCGCCTTACGCTGCGCCAGCAGCTGCACGAGCAGCGCAGCCTGCTGGTGCAGCCCGCCGCCGCAGACGCCAGCGGCGCGGCCGCCACGGGCGAGCCGGCTGCACCCATCGCAGCGCCAGCGCCGCTGCGCGGTGCCGCCGCTTGGGCGGAGCGCTGCGTAGCGCTGGAGCGGACGGCCGCCGAGCTGGCCGCCCGTGCGCGTGCGCTGCCTGTGGAGGCGCACGCGTTACGCGAGGCGGACACCGCCGGACAGCAACGGCGTATCCGCGCAGCCGCCGAGCAAGAGGCGGCTGACGCAGCGCTGACGCAGGCGCGGAGCAAGCGCGAGGCATGCACCACGCGCAGCGGGGCATTGCGCGCCGAATGGGCGGCGCAGCTGCCGGACGTGGTGCCAGGCGAAGCTGCGGAGCGTTATCGCGCCATGCAGGAGCGCGATACACGTGCGGAAGAGCTGCGGTCCCGGCTGGAGACGAGCGTGACCTTCCTCGAAGAGAAGGCGGCGCGTGTTCAGCAGATCCAGCAGAGCATCATCGAGGAAGACAAAATCATTATTGCCCGTCGTACTGGACTCCAGAATAAAGATGACTCGCTGCGCGAAAAAATGGTCCAGCTTCGCAAGTGGGTTGGAGAAGACCCTGCGGCTTTCTTGCTGGAAGAAGCGAACTCGCGCCTTCGAGGGCTGAGAAACGGAGTCGAAGCCGCCGCACGCCTCCGCGCTGAAGCGGAGGAACGCAAGCAGCAAGCCGTTCATGCTTCGCTGATTGCCCGGCAGGCATCCGATTCGGCAGAAGAAAGACGGCAGGTATCGGAGTCTCGCTGGAGCAGTCGTCTGGAAGCCTCCCCTTTTGCTACGGAAGCAGAGGTTATGGAATGCTGTCTCGGGTCGGAGGAAGCTGCACGTTATGAACGTGAAGTGAGCCTGCATCGGGAACGTGAAAAAGAGCTGTCCTCCCGTTTAAAACATGTGGAAGAACAGCTGGATGGAGCAACAGTGACAGAGGAACAGTGGGAATCGGCCGCCGCCCAGCTGCGTGATTGCCGTGCACGCGACGAAGAGGCACTCCAGAATCGTGCCAAGGCTGAGCGTGATTTGGAGGATTTGCAGCATCGGCATGTCCGCTGGATGGAACTGGAGTCCAATCGCACTCATTTGCGCAGCGAGGCAGAAAAGATGTCCAAGCTCCAGTCCGTTTTCCGGGGCAACGCCTTCGTCGAATACATTGCCGAGGAGCAGCTAATGCAGGTCAGTCAGTCGGCTTCACGTCGTTTACGTTTTCTGACCAAGCAGCGTTATGCGCTAGAGGTAGACTCCAGCGGTGGCTTTGTCATTAGTGACGATGCCAACGGCGGGGTCAAGCGTCCAGTATCCACCTTGTCCGGCGGTGAAACGTTCCTGACCTCCTTGTCGCTCGCACTCGCACTGTCGGCCCAGATTCAATTGCGCGGCCAATACCCGCTGCAATTTTTCTTTCTGGATGAAGGCTTTGGAACACTGGACCCTGAACTCCTGGACACGGTGATCACCTCGCTGGAAAAGCTGCATCACGATCAACTGTCAGTCGGCGTGATCAGCCATGTGCCCGAGCTGCGAGCCCGCCTGCCGCGCAAGCTGGTCGTTCTTCCCGCAGAGCAGGCAGGAGGCGGCTCCCGCGTGGTTATGGAAACATTTTGA
- a CDS encoding exonuclease SbcCD subunit D, which produces MRILHTGDWHLGRTLEGRSRLKEQEAFLEELEKMADDQQADLIMMAGDVYDSVNPPAAAEQLFYETSARLTAGGRPLVVIAGNHDQPERVSSVTPLVSQRGITLLGLPRGEAVRIHTPRTGEMACIAALPYPSESRLNELLSEDGDETVLREAYSRRVGMLMAQLGTAFRPDTVNLSMSHIYVLGGLESDSERPIQVGGAYTVDPAALSIGAQYTALGHLHRPQYVKGDGLMRYSGSPLAYSFSEAGQAKSVTLIDVVADKPAQVEELYITSGRPLVKWRARGGLEEVYRWLDEGLDADAFIDLEITLEEAMSLGDIQRLRKSREGIIHIRPMYPEMAAAQLEHQRSELPVHELFRAFYQRQTGGAQPDDGLVQLFLDLVEQDDARDQAEEEEV; this is translated from the coding sequence ATGCGGATTTTGCATACAGGAGATTGGCATTTGGGTAGAACGCTGGAAGGGCGCAGCCGTTTGAAGGAGCAGGAGGCGTTCTTGGAAGAATTGGAAAAAATGGCTGACGATCAGCAGGCGGATCTGATTATGATGGCTGGAGACGTGTACGACTCGGTCAATCCTCCAGCCGCCGCCGAGCAGCTATTTTATGAAACGTCTGCCCGTTTAACGGCAGGAGGAAGACCGTTGGTCGTTATTGCGGGAAATCATGATCAGCCGGAACGGGTATCCTCGGTTACACCGCTGGTGAGTCAGCGCGGAATTACGCTGCTGGGGCTGCCCCGCGGGGAAGCCGTGCGGATTCATACACCGCGTACAGGAGAAATGGCGTGTATTGCAGCTTTGCCCTATCCTTCGGAGTCCCGCCTGAACGAGCTGTTGTCCGAGGATGGAGACGAAACGGTGCTGCGAGAGGCTTACAGTCGTCGTGTGGGGATGCTGATGGCACAGCTCGGTACGGCGTTTCGGCCTGACACCGTTAATCTGTCCATGAGCCATATTTATGTGCTTGGCGGGTTGGAATCAGACTCGGAGCGTCCGATTCAGGTCGGGGGAGCCTATACGGTTGACCCAGCTGCGCTAAGCATCGGGGCGCAATATACGGCTTTGGGGCATTTGCACCGTCCCCAATATGTGAAGGGTGACGGGCTGATGCGCTATAGCGGATCTCCGCTGGCTTATAGCTTTTCCGAAGCAGGGCAGGCCAAATCGGTCACGCTCATTGACGTGGTCGCAGACAAGCCCGCACAGGTCGAGGAGCTGTATATTACGAGTGGACGGCCTTTAGTGAAATGGCGGGCGCGGGGAGGTCTGGAAGAGGTGTATCGCTGGCTGGACGAAGGGCTGGATGCGGACGCCTTTATTGACCTGGAAATTACGCTGGAGGAAGCGATGTCGCTGGGAGATATTCAGAGGCTGCGTAAAAGCCGTGAAGGCATCATTCACATCCGCCCGATGTATCCTGAAATGGCGGCGGCACAACTGGAACACCAGCGCTCAGAGCTGCCGGTTCACGAGCTGTTTCGGGCTTTTTATCAACGGCAAACGGGCGGCGCACAGCCGGATGATGGGTTGGTGCAGCTATTTTTGGACTTGGTGGAACAGGATGATGCAAGGGACCAGGCAGAGGAGGAGGAGGTATGA